One genomic window of Geoanaerobacter pelophilus includes the following:
- the cysD gene encoding sulfate adenylyltransferase subunit CysD has product MDYLDALESKSICVIREAYQKFRERTAMLWSVGKDSTTLLCLVRKAFFGEIPFPVIHIDTGYKFPEMYEFRDRLAREWGFKVLVARNEEQLECGMGPGKGAKLDCCTALKTNALKYLIDQEGLQAILLGIRRDEHGIRAKERYFSPRDAQFQWDYENQPAELWDQYNSFLKDNEHYRIHPILHFTELDIWRYVKRENLPLVDLYRSFNGRRYRSIGCFPCCSPVPSSAFTVDEIIAELQSTTESERAGRAQDKENLYTMQKLRSLGYM; this is encoded by the coding sequence GTGGATTATCTTGATGCGTTGGAAAGCAAGAGTATTTGTGTGATTCGTGAAGCTTACCAAAAGTTCAGGGAGCGCACCGCTATGCTCTGGTCTGTTGGTAAAGATTCGACCACGTTACTTTGCCTTGTTAGAAAAGCATTTTTTGGTGAAATCCCATTTCCTGTCATACACATAGACACTGGATATAAGTTTCCGGAAATGTATGAGTTCCGGGACCGTCTTGCACGTGAGTGGGGATTTAAGGTTCTAGTTGCCCGCAATGAAGAACAACTTGAATGCGGTATGGGGCCTGGAAAAGGGGCAAAACTAGACTGCTGCACCGCATTGAAGACTAATGCATTGAAATATCTGATCGACCAGGAAGGCTTGCAAGCCATCCTTCTTGGCATCAGGCGTGACGAACACGGCATTAGGGCCAAAGAACGTTATTTCTCTCCTCGTGATGCTCAGTTTCAATGGGACTATGAAAACCAGCCAGCTGAGCTTTGGGATCAGTACAACTCATTCCTGAAAGATAATGAACATTATCGTATTCATCCGATCCTGCACTTTACCGAACTCGACATCTGGCGTTACGTCAAGCGCGAAAATCTACCCCTCGTTGATTTGTACAGAAGCTTTAATGGACGGCGCTACAGGAGCATAGGCTGTTTCCCTTGTTGTTCTCCTGTTCCGTCATCTGCATTTACGGTCGATGAGATTATTGCGGAATTGCAGTCTACAACCGAATCTGAGCGAGCTGGGCGAGCACAAGACAAAGAAAATCTCTACACTATGCAGAAGTTGCGCTCGTTAGGGTACATGTGA
- the gmd gene encoding GDP-mannose 4,6-dehydratase: MKKALITGITGQDGSYLAELLLKKGYEVHGIIRRSSSFNTGRIDAIYRDPHETGVRLFLHYGDLNDASSINKVLRDVRPDEIYNLGAQSHVRVSFDVPEYTGEVDALGAVRILEGIRETGLNTKFYQASSSELYGKVVETPQKETTPFYPRSPYACAKAYSFYITVNYRESYGLFACNGILFNHESPRRGETFVTRKITRAAGRIKTGLQERLYLGNLDAKRDWGFAGDYVEAMWLMLQQTEPDDYVVATGETWSVREFAERVFARLDMPISWQGIGVAEKGIDSKTGKVLIEIDPKYFRPAEVDLLLGDATKARTKLGWQPKTDFDALVEMMVVEDLALAEREKRANG, from the coding sequence ATGAAGAAGGCGTTGATTACAGGTATTACCGGACAGGACGGCTCTTATCTTGCCGAACTGCTTTTGAAAAAAGGTTATGAGGTTCACGGGATCATCCGAAGATCCTCTTCTTTTAATACCGGCAGGATTGATGCTATTTACCGTGACCCACATGAGACCGGTGTTCGGCTTTTTTTGCATTATGGTGATTTGAACGATGCCAGTTCAATCAACAAGGTGCTGCGCGATGTCAGACCTGATGAGATCTACAACCTGGGAGCACAGAGCCATGTTCGGGTCTCCTTTGACGTTCCGGAATATACCGGTGAAGTTGATGCGTTGGGAGCGGTGCGCATCCTGGAAGGGATTCGTGAGACCGGCCTCAATACGAAATTCTATCAGGCATCTTCATCCGAGCTGTATGGCAAGGTCGTAGAAACCCCTCAGAAAGAGACCACTCCTTTTTACCCCCGCTCGCCATACGCCTGCGCTAAGGCTTATTCTTTCTATATCACCGTAAATTACCGAGAAAGCTATGGGTTGTTTGCCTGTAACGGGATCCTGTTCAACCATGAATCTCCCCGTCGCGGCGAGACCTTCGTAACCAGAAAAATTACCCGTGCAGCAGGCAGGATCAAGACCGGGTTGCAGGAAAGGCTATATCTAGGCAATCTTGACGCCAAACGCGACTGGGGCTTTGCAGGCGACTATGTTGAGGCGATGTGGCTGATGCTCCAGCAGACAGAGCCTGACGACTATGTGGTGGCCACTGGTGAAACCTGGTCGGTTCGGGAGTTTGCCGAACGGGTATTTGCCCGGCTTGACATGCCTATTTCCTGGCAAGGTATCGGTGTTGCTGAGAAGGGTATCGACAGCAAGACCGGTAAGGTGCTGATTGAGATCGATCCGAAGTACTTTAGACCTGCCGAGGTTGACCTTCTGCTTGGCGATGCCACAAAGGCTAGGACAAAGCTTGGCTGGCAGCCGAAGACCGATTTCGATGCTCTGGTAGAGATGATGGTTGTGGAAGATCTCGCGCTAGCCGAGCGGGAGAAGCGGGCCAATGGATAA
- a CDS encoding GDP-L-fucose synthase family protein, producing MDKQARIYVSGHTGLVGSAIVRKLESDGYQNLSLRTSKELDLRNQAAVANFFENEKPEYVFLAAARVGGIVANNSYPAEFIYDNLMIQTNVIHQSYLAGVKKLLFLGSTCIYPKLAPQPIKEEYLLSGPLEPTNEAYALAKIAGLKMCEFYNRQYGTCFIAAMPTNLYGPNDNFDLETSHVLPALIRKFHEAKVSGASSVTIWGTGSPLREFVHVDDVAEACLFLMRSYKGAEFVNIGSGEEVSIRDLALLIRDVVGFTGELFFDPTKPDGTPRKLSNVSRLHGLGWRHRFGLEAGLKMTYQWYLQNQERFN from the coding sequence ATGGATAAACAGGCACGCATCTATGTTTCCGGGCACACTGGTTTAGTAGGTTCGGCAATCGTCAGGAAACTAGAGTCAGATGGTTACCAAAATCTCTCGTTGCGGACCAGCAAAGAGCTAGACCTGCGCAATCAGGCGGCCGTCGCCAACTTTTTCGAGAATGAAAAACCGGAATATGTTTTTCTTGCCGCCGCTCGCGTTGGCGGTATCGTAGCAAATAACAGCTACCCTGCCGAATTCATCTACGACAACCTGATGATCCAGACCAATGTCATTCATCAGTCATATCTCGCAGGGGTCAAGAAACTTCTATTCCTTGGCAGTACCTGCATTTATCCCAAGCTGGCGCCGCAGCCGATCAAGGAAGAATATCTTCTTAGTGGTCCCCTGGAGCCGACCAATGAGGCTTACGCTTTGGCCAAGATAGCCGGTCTCAAGATGTGCGAATTTTATAACCGCCAGTACGGTACCTGTTTCATCGCTGCCATGCCCACCAATCTTTACGGTCCCAACGACAACTTCGACCTCGAGACTTCTCATGTGCTGCCGGCTTTGATTCGGAAATTCCATGAGGCGAAGGTTAGCGGTGCCTCTTCTGTTACCATCTGGGGTACCGGGTCGCCGTTGCGGGAATTCGTCCATGTGGACGACGTGGCAGAAGCTTGTCTTTTCCTGATGCGGTCTTACAAGGGTGCTGAGTTCGTCAACATAGGCTCCGGTGAAGAGGTTTCCATAAGGGATCTTGCCTTGCTTATTCGAGACGTGGTTGGTTTTACCGGAGAACTTTTTTTTGACCCCACTAAACCGGACGGTACTCCGCGCAAGCTATCGAATGTTTCACGGTTACATGGTCTGGGGTGGCGGCACCGGTTTGGGCTTGAGGCAGGGCTGAAAATGACATATCAGTGGTATCTGCAAAATCAAGAGAGGTTTAATTAG
- a CDS encoding GTP-binding protein yields MRPFPIVITGHVDHGKSTLIGRLLYDTGALQADRLAEMRQSSQEIGRSNEFAFILDAFEEERLRGITIDTSQIYFSSSTRPYVIIDAPGHREFIRNMLTGATYAEAAVLIVDAVEGVREQTKRHAKLLCMVGIKNICVLINKLDAAGYDRNRYLQLVADIRDLFDEISTIPFAIIPISAMTGENVASRARDGGLSWYYGPCFLEVLDALDIPPLEERPFRFPVQDVYNRKDGQIAVGRVDSGKVKTGDHVQIWPEGLSATVQSVTKYPAADVGFASYGDAVGLVLDRYGALSRGTVITNDPSPKTTKIFTANVFWFGESYSTGRPVVIRCATQAVEATLDLMKVYDPASPNEELDPETLNIGEIARCSIYTEQLLVIDSFTHVPELGRFVIEYNGIPVGAGIVL; encoded by the coding sequence ATGCGCCCTTTCCCTATTGTCATCACCGGTCATGTCGATCATGGCAAAAGCACCCTAATTGGTAGGCTTCTGTACGACACTGGAGCACTGCAGGCAGACAGACTTGCTGAAATGCGTCAAAGCTCGCAAGAAATTGGGCGTTCAAATGAGTTTGCTTTCATTCTTGACGCCTTTGAGGAAGAGCGTCTGCGCGGTATTACTATCGATACATCACAGATTTATTTTTCCAGCAGCACTCGCCCCTATGTGATCATAGATGCGCCAGGACATCGTGAATTTATTCGTAATATGCTAACCGGTGCCACTTATGCAGAGGCAGCAGTCCTTATTGTTGATGCAGTGGAAGGAGTTCGCGAGCAGACCAAGCGTCACGCTAAACTTCTTTGTATGGTAGGTATTAAAAATATCTGTGTTCTGATCAACAAGCTAGATGCTGCTGGATATGATCGTAATAGATATCTTCAGCTTGTGGCCGATATCCGTGATCTATTTGATGAAATCTCTACTATTCCTTTCGCGATTATCCCTATCTCCGCGATGACCGGCGAAAATGTTGCCTCTCGTGCGAGGGACGGCGGGCTCTCTTGGTACTATGGCCCCTGTTTTCTTGAGGTGCTCGATGCGCTTGATATACCTCCTCTGGAAGAGCGGCCGTTTCGTTTTCCTGTACAGGACGTCTACAATCGCAAGGATGGGCAGATAGCTGTCGGCAGGGTGGATTCAGGCAAGGTGAAGACTGGCGATCATGTGCAAATATGGCCTGAAGGTCTCAGCGCAACGGTGCAGTCAGTAACAAAATATCCTGCTGCGGATGTGGGGTTTGCATCATATGGAGATGCCGTCGGCCTGGTGCTTGATAGATATGGTGCTTTGTCACGCGGCACTGTTATTACTAATGACCCTTCGCCCAAAACTACTAAGATCTTTACTGCAAACGTTTTCTGGTTCGGGGAGTCGTATTCGACGGGCAGACCTGTGGTAATTAGGTGTGCAACTCAGGCTGTTGAGGCTACTTTGGACCTCATGAAGGTTTATGATCCCGCTTCTCCTAATGAGGAACTTGATCCTGAGACGCTTAACATCGGAGAAATTGCTCGCTGTTCTATCTATACTGAACAGTTACTGGTAATTGATTCGTTCACTCATGTGCCTGAACTTGGTCGCTTTGTGATCGAATATAATGGTATTCCAGTCGGAGCAGGTATTGTATTGTGA
- a CDS encoding GumC family protein: MTDSQESPFLPQEEEINLLDLLMVIVKRKRLVIGLPVIAAILSICYSLSLPNIYTATAKILPPQKEGGGGGLSTLLSQAGGLAGLAGGISGLSGPAELYVGILKSRSVGDAVVKRLNLVQIFKAKSVEDARRSLEGTVKIQSSKDGIITISADNKDSKLAAQLANSYVDELARTSIRLNLSKIGTERAFLEKRLDLVRGDLKTAEESLKTFAQKNQTIQIDSQAKASIEGIAKLKAELATREVQLESLRSYQTDESPEVKALLSTIAKLRKEIGANAAASGSGEGIPGLGSVPGLGLQYARLMRELKTQEAVFEQLTKQYEIAKLSEAKDSTTIQVLDEAVPPLGKSKPKRSMIVILAAVSAFFVGIFCAFILEYLETLTDEDRMRLAKMKRLALSMRE, translated from the coding sequence ATGACCGATAGCCAAGAAAGCCCGTTTTTACCGCAAGAGGAAGAGATCAATCTCTTGGACCTTCTGATGGTTATCGTAAAGCGTAAGCGTTTGGTTATTGGGCTGCCTGTTATTGCTGCAATTCTGTCAATTTGCTATTCGCTCAGCCTCCCCAATATTTACACCGCCACTGCTAAAATTCTTCCTCCACAGAAAGAAGGGGGTGGCGGAGGGCTATCTACACTTCTATCCCAGGCAGGAGGGCTTGCAGGGCTTGCAGGTGGAATCAGTGGGTTAAGTGGCCCGGCAGAGCTTTACGTTGGAATTCTCAAAAGTAGATCGGTCGGTGATGCAGTGGTGAAGCGCCTGAATTTGGTTCAAATATTCAAGGCGAAGTCTGTAGAAGATGCAAGAAGGAGCCTTGAAGGTACCGTTAAAATTCAGTCCAGTAAGGATGGAATTATAACCATCTCGGCAGACAACAAAGACTCCAAATTGGCTGCTCAGCTTGCAAACAGTTATGTCGACGAACTTGCCAGAACCAGTATTCGACTGAACCTGAGCAAGATAGGGACAGAAAGGGCATTTCTGGAAAAACGTCTTGACCTTGTTAGAGGTGACTTGAAAACTGCGGAAGAAAGCCTCAAGACATTTGCTCAGAAGAACCAAACCATTCAGATCGACTCACAGGCAAAGGCATCTATAGAAGGGATAGCTAAACTCAAGGCGGAATTGGCCACAAGGGAAGTTCAGTTGGAGAGCCTTCGTAGTTACCAGACAGATGAGAGCCCAGAAGTAAAGGCCCTTTTATCTACAATAGCCAAGTTACGCAAGGAAATTGGGGCTAATGCTGCAGCAAGTGGTAGTGGGGAGGGCATTCCGGGGCTTGGGTCAGTTCCGGGCCTTGGGCTCCAGTATGCACGGTTGATGCGAGAGCTTAAGACACAAGAGGCTGTTTTCGAACAGTTAACCAAACAGTACGAGATTGCAAAACTCTCTGAAGCCAAAGATTCTACAACCATTCAAGTTCTTGACGAGGCTGTTCCACCTTTAGGAAAAAGTAAACCCAAGCGGTCGATGATCGTTATCCTTGCAGCTGTCAGTGCTTTTTTTGTCGGAATATTTTGCGCGTTCATTCTTGAATATTTAGAAACACTAACCGATGAGGACCGCATGCGTCTTGCCAAGATGAAAAGGTTGGCTCTAAGCATGCGGGAATGA
- a CDS encoding sulfatase: MVSIAGMVLILLLIAVLIALVTVSCSLLLVFTARVFKASSNYSFCAQHSLLTPYLLLFLACYLFARLFKLWVIKFQYEITVKALFIALLLAIIVYWRNRRDFLHKIEVLVAKTWLPASVMVVCCIVLVGWRVTTNNHSQTHVIERAGKQYPGSVKQRPNVILITFDALSSEDMSLYGYYLKTTPNIDEFGKQCYVFNNAIAAANWTRPSVASLLTGKYPDTHRLINNGGLGNLYQKPQESLPALLKESGYKTIALVANWNYAHPYATGIADSFDIKPFRYIAWYNMPALLQPGIRFNHYSLLISSTYRINTIAWLLEIYNEWVQIGSFKFKSVMPFYPPELVFNDAEHLILELSDKEPATPIFMWLHVLIPHDPYLPPKPFKGSFLTGADFSTYDQMIRYVGNYEKADQSTIDRLRLRYDENILYADSVFGNFVANLHRSGKLDNSIVIVSADHGESFNHGYQGHGGNSLFQQSVNIPLLIRVPFNCKPKNREVNVSQTDIAPSIMNLLGLDVPIWMEGESLFNLTEKQLSVNRQIFSMNIDGNCLNGAITHGCIAVIANDYKYIYNIDSKSVKMYSLKADPKEINNIAHAKPLIAKKLHNMIKSRLKLTNVNK, encoded by the coding sequence ATGGTGAGCATTGCTGGTATGGTTCTGATACTGCTGCTGATTGCAGTGCTGATTGCTTTGGTAACAGTCTCTTGTTCTTTGCTGCTGGTCTTTACTGCAAGAGTTTTTAAAGCAAGTAGCAATTATTCATTTTGTGCTCAGCATTCACTTTTGACTCCGTACTTGCTACTCTTCTTGGCCTGTTATTTATTTGCCAGGCTATTCAAATTGTGGGTCATTAAGTTTCAATATGAGATTACTGTTAAGGCTTTGTTTATTGCCCTGCTGCTCGCAATCATAGTCTACTGGCGTAATCGACGAGATTTTCTGCATAAGATAGAAGTATTGGTTGCAAAGACATGGCTGCCTGCGTCGGTTATGGTCGTATGCTGTATTGTGCTGGTCGGGTGGAGGGTAACCACAAATAATCATAGTCAGACACATGTAATTGAGCGGGCAGGTAAACAGTATCCAGGCTCGGTCAAACAGCGGCCAAACGTCATTCTCATAACCTTTGATGCCCTTTCATCAGAGGATATGTCACTTTATGGGTATTACCTCAAGACTACCCCGAATATTGATGAATTTGGCAAGCAATGTTATGTATTTAATAATGCCATTGCAGCGGCGAATTGGACACGTCCTTCTGTTGCATCATTATTGACAGGGAAATATCCAGATACTCACAGATTGATAAACAATGGAGGTTTAGGGAATCTTTACCAGAAGCCCCAGGAATCTTTACCTGCCCTCTTAAAAGAATCCGGATATAAGACAATAGCTCTTGTGGCCAATTGGAATTATGCACATCCATATGCAACCGGTATTGCAGATTCCTTTGATATCAAACCATTCAGATACATTGCTTGGTATAATATGCCTGCTCTCCTTCAGCCAGGCATCAGATTCAATCATTATAGTTTACTTATTTCGTCAACCTATCGAATAAACACAATAGCATGGCTGCTTGAAATATATAATGAATGGGTTCAGATAGGATCTTTCAAGTTCAAGTCAGTGATGCCATTTTATCCACCAGAATTAGTGTTTAACGACGCGGAACATCTGATTTTAGAATTGAGTGACAAAGAACCAGCTACGCCGATCTTTATGTGGCTTCATGTTTTAATCCCTCATGACCCCTATCTACCACCAAAGCCCTTTAAAGGTAGTTTTCTTACCGGTGCAGATTTCAGCACATACGATCAGATGATTCGTTACGTCGGCAATTACGAGAAGGCTGATCAATCAACTATTGATCGTCTTCGTCTACGCTATGACGAGAATATTCTTTATGCCGATTCTGTATTTGGCAATTTCGTGGCAAATCTTCACAGATCAGGCAAACTTGATAATTCCATAGTCATAGTTTCTGCAGATCATGGCGAATCTTTTAATCATGGCTATCAAGGACATGGAGGCAACTCTCTGTTCCAGCAGTCAGTTAATATTCCTCTTCTTATCCGCGTTCCATTTAATTGCAAACCCAAAAATCGCGAAGTGAATGTCAGTCAAACTGATATTGCTCCAAGTATAATGAACTTACTAGGCTTAGATGTACCGATATGGATGGAAGGTGAGAGTCTGTTTAATTTAACTGAAAAGCAACTTTCAGTTAACAGGCAGATATTTTCTATGAACATTGATGGAAATTGTTTAAATGGAGCTATAACCCATGGATGTATAGCGGTAATAGCCAATGATTATAAATATATTTACAATATTGATAGCAAATCAGTTAAAATGTATAGCCTTAAAGCTGATCCTAAAGAAATTAATAATATTGCGCATGCAAAGCCATTAATTGCAAAAAAACTTCATAATATGATTAAAAGCAGACTGAAATTAACTAATGTAAACAAATAA
- a CDS encoding alkaline phosphatase family protein, whose amino-acid sequence MRGFIFIGVDGMDPVITEQMIGVGALPNFERLLTGGTYGRLSTINPPQSPVVWSSISTGTVPRDHGIFDFIHRDPSTYTPYLSLHHQKSGKYVNPVCGETFWERLAQEGVPSTLLKWPMGFPPRHFLGGKLLAGLGVPDVRGMLGTYSWYTTEKGSLAADSKGRIVEVVPINGRIVTDITGPFAVSFSGRKASTLPLFVEFDDRQATLKIGRKTFQLKPGDWSPWIFLSFDVGFFRTVQGVCRFLLQSTKPDFRLYLTPIQVDYASSEFPISTPDGYASELRDAIGSYATLGMSEDTNALNDGVLSDCEFIALSDSIMLERETMFMYELNRFAGGLLGCVFDTIDRIQHMFWRMRDTAHPLHDPELAVRYGDVIGRYYCWMDRILGTVRERHPNVQIIICSDHGFKSYNHSVHLNTWLEQNGYLVRKPDVPSTDCMAELYDWNCTEAYSVGFNSIYLNLKGRERHGCILPEASQRIANELKNALATLGNGKVSAVRTVHSSLCQTGPDLVIGYNAGFRASWQTAVGSISDDLVIEDNLKKWSGDHCCDADLVPGVFFASEKTSIPPNVLEIASKFYV is encoded by the coding sequence GTGAGAGGCTTTATCTTCATCGGTGTTGATGGAATGGATCCTGTCATAACCGAGCAGATGATTGGGGTTGGCGCTCTCCCGAATTTTGAGCGTCTGTTGACAGGTGGAACATATGGCCGTCTTTCCACCATCAACCCTCCGCAAAGTCCTGTGGTCTGGTCAAGCATATCCACCGGAACAGTACCACGCGATCACGGTATTTTTGATTTTATTCATCGTGATCCGTCAACCTACACACCTTATCTCTCCCTACATCATCAAAAATCAGGTAAGTATGTGAATCCCGTATGTGGAGAAACTTTCTGGGAACGCCTGGCACAAGAGGGTGTTCCGTCCACTCTCCTTAAATGGCCAATGGGATTTCCTCCCCGTCATTTTTTAGGAGGAAAACTGCTCGCAGGTTTAGGGGTACCTGATGTGCGAGGGATGCTTGGTACCTATTCCTGGTACACCACAGAAAAGGGTTCACTTGCGGCAGATAGCAAAGGAAGAATTGTAGAAGTAGTCCCAATAAATGGCCGAATCGTGACCGACATTACTGGGCCTTTCGCAGTTTCATTTTCTGGGCGCAAAGCATCGACTCTGCCGCTTTTTGTCGAGTTTGATGACCGGCAGGCGACATTGAAAATCGGCAGAAAAACATTTCAACTTAAGCCAGGAGATTGGAGTCCATGGATATTTCTTTCATTTGATGTTGGTTTTTTCCGAACTGTTCAAGGTGTGTGCAGATTTTTGCTGCAAAGCACCAAACCAGATTTCCGTCTTTATCTGACTCCGATTCAGGTCGATTATGCAAGTTCCGAATTCCCTATCTCTACTCCTGATGGGTATGCCTCTGAACTACGAGACGCAATAGGCTCCTATGCGACCCTCGGCATGTCGGAAGACACAAACGCTCTTAATGACGGGGTTTTGTCAGATTGTGAGTTTATAGCGCTCTCTGATTCTATAATGTTAGAACGTGAGACTATGTTTATGTATGAACTCAACCGTTTTGCAGGCGGTTTGCTTGGGTGCGTCTTTGACACAATAGACCGCATTCAGCATATGTTCTGGCGCATGCGTGACACTGCCCATCCGCTGCATGATCCTGAGCTAGCAGTGCGGTATGGTGATGTTATCGGACGCTATTACTGCTGGATGGACCGAATACTGGGGACGGTAAGAGAGCGGCATCCGAATGTACAGATCATAATTTGCTCCGACCATGGATTCAAAAGCTACAATCACTCTGTACACCTCAACACTTGGCTTGAGCAAAACGGATATCTTGTTCGCAAGCCTGATGTCCCATCAACAGACTGCATGGCCGAGCTTTACGATTGGAATTGTACCGAAGCTTATTCAGTAGGTTTCAACAGTATCTATCTTAACCTCAAGGGACGCGAACGCCATGGCTGTATACTCCCAGAAGCGTCCCAACGTATTGCAAACGAATTGAAGAATGCTCTGGCAACGTTGGGTAATGGAAAGGTCTCTGCTGTACGTACCGTTCATTCAAGCCTCTGTCAGACTGGGCCGGATCTGGTGATTGGCTACAATGCAGGTTTTCGTGCATCCTGGCAGACAGCAGTCGGCAGCATTTCCGACGATTTAGTTATTGAAGACAACCTGAAAAAATGGAGTGGTGATCATTGTTGCGATGCGGATCTTGTGCCAGGGGTCTTTTTCGCCAGTGAAAAGACTTCTATACCACCAAATGTACTTGAAATAGCCTCCAAATTTTATGTTTAA
- a CDS encoding ABC transporter ATP-binding protein, with translation MNFIRTIRKIFTLVTARERRRILALFVCILLTAFIEMVGVASIMPFMAVVANPGLIQKTSLLLDFGNFLGIADRRAYVISLGVIALCFLVAGNIFAAITSAFVIRTGARLNQSLSHRLLAAYLHRPYEQFLRENSARLNRNILHEVYTVVFQVINPALNVTARVVSACSLIMLMVLIKPVLAIFIVLILGGFYTLAYIMVRKILKWNGERYHKFNRELAGIVADIFGGIKEIKLFGREAEYLARFKGPSCHVIKGQTVSGVVPQMPRYLMEVISFGGVILLVIYYLASGKEIATVLPLITLYAVAGYRLMPSLQQTFSGITQIRFNYPALKLLCHDLGDTPLEFFVDRDNSRVEPLHFDKEIRLEQVAYRYYGASTKALDVISLSIPANSVVAFVGASGSGKSTLIDLMLGLLTMQEGAMFVDGILIKAENMSSWQRNIGYVPQSIFLSDDTITRNIAFGVPADLIDHVAVQKAAQMANLHGFIETELPAGYDTVIGERGVRLSGGQRQRIGIARALYHDPKILILDEATSALDVISENAVLEAINTLAHKKTIIIVAHRFSTIRNSDLIYLLDNGRIVDRGTYEELMETCPRFLTMSGSQGE, from the coding sequence GTGAATTTTATAAGAACCATAAGAAAAATCTTTACCTTAGTTACTGCGCGAGAGCGGAGAAGAATACTGGCACTTTTTGTATGTATTCTTTTAACCGCTTTCATCGAGATGGTGGGGGTGGCTTCTATCATGCCGTTTATGGCTGTTGTTGCCAACCCTGGCTTGATACAGAAAACGAGCTTGCTGCTTGATTTTGGCAATTTCCTCGGCATTGCTGACCGCAGAGCTTATGTGATTTCGCTTGGGGTGATTGCCCTTTGTTTTCTGGTAGCGGGGAATATCTTTGCTGCTATAACGTCTGCATTTGTTATCCGTACTGGAGCCCGCCTTAACCAATCGCTGTCGCATCGCCTTCTGGCAGCATATCTTCATCGGCCATACGAGCAGTTCCTCAGAGAAAACAGCGCAAGACTCAACCGAAACATTCTCCATGAAGTTTATACTGTAGTTTTTCAGGTAATAAACCCGGCATTGAATGTCACTGCTCGTGTTGTCTCAGCCTGCAGTTTGATTATGCTGATGGTGCTGATCAAACCGGTGCTTGCGATCTTCATCGTATTGATACTCGGTGGTTTTTATACTCTCGCCTATATTATGGTGCGCAAGATCCTCAAATGGAACGGCGAACGCTACCATAAATTCAATAGGGAGTTGGCAGGCATTGTTGCCGATATCTTTGGCGGAATTAAGGAAATCAAACTGTTTGGCCGCGAGGCCGAGTACCTTGCCCGCTTTAAGGGACCGTCCTGTCATGTCATCAAAGGACAGACTGTCAGCGGCGTTGTGCCGCAGATGCCGCGATACCTGATGGAGGTAATCTCCTTTGGCGGCGTAATCCTGCTGGTAATTTATTATCTTGCTTCTGGCAAGGAGATCGCAACGGTTCTGCCGCTGATTACTCTTTATGCGGTGGCCGGGTATCGGCTGATGCCTTCTTTACAACAGACCTTTTCCGGAATTACCCAAATACGTTTCAACTATCCTGCCTTGAAGCTGCTTTGCCATGACTTGGGAGATACGCCCCTAGAATTCTTTGTAGATCGGGATAATAGCAGGGTCGAACCTCTTCACTTTGACAAGGAAATAAGGCTGGAGCAAGTGGCTTACCGTTACTACGGTGCTTCTACAAAAGCACTTGATGTTATAAGTCTGAGCATTCCGGCCAACAGTGTCGTGGCATTTGTTGGTGCGTCCGGATCTGGCAAGAGCACGCTCATAGACCTGATGTTGGGGTTATTGACCATGCAGGAAGGGGCTATGTTTGTTGACGGCATTCTCATAAAAGCTGAGAATATGTCGTCATGGCAACGAAATATCGGTTATGTCCCGCAGTCTATTTTTCTGTCGGATGATACCATAACCAGAAATATCGCTTTTGGTGTCCCAGCAGACCTCATAGATCATGTTGCTGTGCAGAAAGCTGCACAGATGGCAAACCTTCATGGATTCATCGAGACTGAACTCCCAGCAGGGTACGACACAGTAATCGGCGAGCGGGGGGTGAGGCTGTCAGGTGGCCAGCGGCAGCGGATCGGGATTGCCAGAGCTCTGTATCATGACCCCAAGATTTTGATCCTTGATGAAGCAACCAGCGCGCTTGACGTGATATCAGAGAATGCCGTGCTTGAGGCGATTAATACCTTGGCGCACAAGAAAACAATCATTATTGTGGCCCATAGGTTTTCAACCATACGGAATAGTGACCTTATTTATCTACTCGACAACGGTAGGATTGTAGATCGTGGGACTTATGAAGAACTCATGGAAACTTGTCCCAGGTTCCTGACAATGTCGGGAAGTCAAGGTGAATAG